Part of the Leptolyngbya sp. BL0902 genome, AAGTTTTCGCGATAGGACTTGCTGGAGGCCAACAGCAAGGGCCACAGCAGGGTCAATTTCACCTTGCCCTCGCTGAAGGTGGTGCGCTTGAAGCCTGCCCAGAACTTCCAAGCGCCGCCGCCATAGACACCCATCAGCACCAGAAACAGCAATGGACTCATAGGTTTTCCTCCGGTTGGGGCCTTCCCCTTTCTTACTAAAATACTAAGGGTTGGTCAATTTGTGCAGAACAGCGGGTCGTGATCAGGGGTTAGGGCCAGGGTCAGTAGGCGGCAGGAAGGTCGTTTTACCCCATAGCCTCAGCCCTAGGATAGACATCTAGGTCGCGTTCCTCCCGTAAGCTATCGATGTTACGGTAGCCTCAAGGGTTCCCAGGTATAGTCGGCAGGGGAGGAATGGGTTAATAACGGGTCGATGGCTCACAGGCGAATCGACAGGGTTGCAAATACCGTTGAGTAGCAGGAAGGAGACAAGATGCGTGCAGTGCTAATGGCTGGCGGTTCAGGGACACGGTTACGCCCCCTCACCTGCGACCTTCCAAAACCGATGGTGCCCATCCTCAATCGCCCTATCGCCGAGCACATCGTCAATTTGCTAAAGCGCAACGGCATCTATGAGGTGATTGCTACGCTGCACTATCTGCCCGACGTCATGCGCGACTATTTCCAGGACGGGCGCGAGTTTGGGGTGCAGATGACCTACGCCGTGGAGGAGGATCAACCCCTGGGCACGGCGGGCTGCGTCAAGAATATTGCGGATTGGTTGGACGACACCTTTTTGGTGATCAGCGGCGACAGCGTCACGGATTTTGATCTGCAAGCGGCGATTCGCTTCCATCGGCAGCGGGGATCGAAGGCGACCCTGGTGCTCACCCGTGTGCCCAACCCCATCGAGTTTGGGGTGGTGATTACCAACGCCGAGGGCCACATTCAGCGCTTTTTGGAAAAACCGTCAACCAGCGAAATTTTTTCTGACACCGTCAACACAGGTACCTACATTCTGGAACCGGAGGTGCTGGACTACCTGCCTGCCAACCAAGAGTGCGACTTTTCTAAGGATCTCTTCCCCCTACTGCTGGCCAAGGGCGAACCGATCTACGGCTACGTGGCCGAGGGCTATTGGTGCGATGTGGGCCATCTGGATGCCTACCGCGAGGCTCAGTACGACGCCCTTCATGGCAAGGTGATGGTGGACTATGCCTACCCGGAGACCTCGGTGGGGATCTGGGTGGGCGAAAATACCTACATCGACCCCACCGCCCAACTGCATCCTCCGGTGATGATTGGCAAAAACTGCCGCATCGGGGCGCGGACGGTGCTGGAACCGGGGACGGTGATTGGCGATAACGTCACTATCGGCAACGACGCCGACCTCAAGCGCCCGATTGTCTGGAACGGGGCCATTGTGGGGGATGAGGTACACCTAAGGGCCTGTAGCATTGCGCGGGGGGCCAGGGTAGATCGGCGTTCCCATGTGTTGGAAGGGGCGGTGATTGGGCCGCTCTCCACCGTGGGCGAAGAGGCCCAGATTAGCCCTGGGGTGCGGGTTTGGCCCAGCAAGCAAATTGAGTCAGGGGCGATCTTGAACATCAATTTGATTTGGGGCAACACGGCCCAGCGCAATTTGTTTGGGCAACGGGGGGTTTCGGGGCTGGCCAACATCGACATCACGCCGGAATTTGCCGTCAAACTGGGGGCGGCCTACGGGTCTACTCTCAAGCCCGGTTCCCACGTCACCGTCTCGCGGGATCAGCGCAGCATTTCCCGCATGGTGTCCCGGTCGCTGATTGCGGGGCTGATGTCCGTCGGTATCAACGTCCAAAATCTGGAATCCACCGCCATCCCCGTGGCCCGTGTCGCCCTGGTGCAGATGGGCGTGGTGGGCGGCATCCACGTTCGCCTCCATCCCACCCGCCCCGACCAGGTGTTGATTGAATTCTTCGACGAGCGCGGCATCGACATCGGCAAGGGCAAGGAAAAGAAAATTGAAGGCGCTTACTTCAAGGAAGACCTCCGCCGTTCCGCCATCGACGAAATCGGCACCGTCACTACCCCGGCCCGCCTGGTGTCCACCTACATCACCGCCTTTGAAAAACACCTGAATGTCGAGGCCGTTACCCATAGTCAGGCCAAGGTCGTCATCGACTATGCCTATGCCGTGTCTGGGGCAGTGCTGCCGCAAATCCTCGGCAAGTTTGCCTGCGATGCCGTAGTGCTGAATGCCAGCCTGCGCCAGTCGCCCCTCTCCCCCGACGAACGCGAGGTGATGCTGGGCCAACTGGGTCAGGTGGTGCAGGCGCTGCGGGCCACCTTTGGGGCGCAGGTGTCGGCCAACGGCGAACAGTTGATTTTGGTGGACGAGATGGGGGCGCAAATTCGCGGCGAAACCCTTACGGCCCTGAT contains:
- a CDS encoding mannose-1-phosphate guanyltransferase; translation: MRAVLMAGGSGTRLRPLTCDLPKPMVPILNRPIAEHIVNLLKRNGIYEVIATLHYLPDVMRDYFQDGREFGVQMTYAVEEDQPLGTAGCVKNIADWLDDTFLVISGDSVTDFDLQAAIRFHRQRGSKATLVLTRVPNPIEFGVVITNAEGHIQRFLEKPSTSEIFSDTVNTGTYILEPEVLDYLPANQECDFSKDLFPLLLAKGEPIYGYVAEGYWCDVGHLDAYREAQYDALHGKVMVDYAYPETSVGIWVGENTYIDPTAQLHPPVMIGKNCRIGARTVLEPGTVIGDNVTIGNDADLKRPIVWNGAIVGDEVHLRACSIARGARVDRRSHVLEGAVIGPLSTVGEEAQISPGVRVWPSKQIESGAILNINLIWGNTAQRNLFGQRGVSGLANIDITPEFAVKLGAAYGSTLKPGSHVTVSRDQRSISRMVSRSLIAGLMSVGINVQNLESTAIPVARVALVQMGVVGGIHVRLHPTRPDQVLIEFFDERGIDIGKGKEKKIEGAYFKEDLRRSAIDEIGTVTTPARLVSTYITAFEKHLNVEAVTHSQAKVVIDYAYAVSGAVLPQILGKFACDAVVLNASLRQSPLSPDEREVMLGQLGQVVQALRATFGAQVSANGEQLILVDEMGAQIRGETLTALMAHLMLTAQPRGTIVVPVQASGAVEHIARRHGGQVIRTKANPTALMQACQENPNVVLGGSGDMGFIFPELHPGFDAMFCIAKLIEMLSLQDHSLGQIWSDLPRTIHRSQTLRCPWTVKGALMRHLVETTPQERLELIDGVKILGDNPDDWVLVLPDAGEPLVHLFGNSQNRDWLDATLNQYHSQVQHFIDQA